In a genomic window of Variovorax paradoxus:
- a CDS encoding helix-turn-helix domain-containing protein, with protein sequence MPAHVDLGVRLKQRRLEAGLTLAALAEQAGFGKAYLSRIESGQKVPPIGSLARIASVLGIEAASLLTDNAHAQQSWRGVSLVRHADKRPTVMGGSAFGYDYFALTDATTDRALQPFLFTFPDKVDKFVFFEHEGEEMMHVLTGRVEWQVGGDKFILEPGDTLHFDARIPHRGHALAGPATALVVIYSPVGYHPNLA encoded by the coding sequence GTGCCGGCCCACGTGGACCTCGGCGTGCGCCTCAAGCAGCGGCGCCTCGAGGCCGGCCTCACGCTCGCGGCGCTGGCCGAGCAGGCCGGCTTCGGCAAGGCCTATCTCTCGCGCATCGAGAGCGGCCAGAAGGTGCCGCCGATCGGCTCGCTGGCGCGCATCGCGAGCGTGCTGGGCATCGAGGCCGCGAGCCTGCTCACCGACAACGCGCATGCGCAGCAGAGCTGGCGCGGCGTGAGCCTGGTGCGGCATGCCGACAAGCGCCCGACCGTGATGGGCGGCAGCGCCTTCGGCTACGACTACTTCGCGCTGACCGACGCCACCACCGACCGCGCGCTGCAGCCCTTCCTGTTCACCTTCCCCGACAAGGTCGACAAGTTCGTGTTCTTCGAGCACGAGGGCGAGGAGATGATGCACGTGCTCACGGGCCGCGTGGAATGGCAGGTCGGCGGCGACAAGTTCATCCTCGAGCCCGGCGACACCCTGCATTTCGATGCGCGCATCCCGCACCGCGGGCATGCGCTCGCGGGACCGGCGACGGCGCTGGTGGTGATCTATTCGCCCGTGGGCTACCACCCGAACCTGGCCTGA